In Vagococcus hydrophili, one DNA window encodes the following:
- a CDS encoding ABC transporter ATP-binding protein gives MFVDNKLLEIRNLHTGFRFKDDYYDAVDDVSLTLDKNEILAIVGESGCGKSTLAMTIMGLQDPNKTRITGDIIYNDLNLVGLNETLYNKVRGNDIGMIFQDPLSALNPLMRIGDQIAESLFYHTDLKEDERNERAVDLLDQVGIVNPKRVAKQYPHELSGGMRQRVIIAIAIACKPPIIIADEPTTALDVTIQAQILDLLNDLQKETESGIILITHDLGVVAETADRVAVMYGGQIVEEAPVDLLFKNPQHPYTRSLLNSIPQEDAHDSDLHVIEGVVPTLKNMEREGCRFAERIPWIKEEEHEKTPTLHEVEPGHFVRCTCYKHFHFNEEGKA, from the coding sequence TTGTTTGTTGACAACAAGTTATTAGAAATTAGAAATTTGCACACTGGTTTTCGCTTTAAGGATGATTACTATGATGCAGTGGATGACGTATCACTTACGTTAGACAAAAATGAAATTTTAGCGATTGTTGGGGAGTCAGGTTGTGGTAAAAGTACCTTAGCTATGACAATCATGGGATTACAAGATCCAAACAAAACTAGAATTACAGGAGATATCATCTATAATGATTTGAATCTCGTTGGGTTAAATGAAACGCTATATAATAAAGTAAGAGGAAATGATATTGGGATGATCTTCCAAGACCCTTTATCAGCACTTAACCCTTTAATGAGAATCGGTGACCAAATTGCTGAATCGCTGTTTTATCACACTGATTTAAAAGAAGACGAAAGAAATGAGCGCGCGGTTGATTTACTTGATCAAGTAGGAATTGTTAATCCTAAACGCGTTGCAAAACAATACCCACATGAGTTATCTGGAGGAATGAGACAACGTGTAATTATCGCAATTGCCATTGCTTGTAAACCACCAATTATTATTGCAGATGAGCCTACAACGGCGTTAGACGTAACGATCCAAGCTCAAATTTTAGACTTACTAAATGATCTGCAAAAAGAAACAGAGTCGGGCATTATTTTAATTACCCATGACTTAGGTGTTGTAGCCGAAACAGCTGACCGTGTCGCTGTTATGTACGGTGGACAAATAGTAGAAGAAGCTCCAGTTGATTTATTATTTAAAAACCCACAACATCCATATACAAGATCATTACTAAACTCAATTCCACAAGAAGATGCGCATGATAGTGATCTTCACGTAATCGAAGGGGTTGTGCCAACTCTTAAAAACATGGAACGCGAAGGCTGTCGTTTTGCTGAACGTATCCCATGGATTAAAGAAGAAGAGCATGAAAAAACACCAACATTACATGAAGTTGAACCAGGACATTTTGTTCGTTGTACATGTTACAAGCATTTTCATTTTAACGAGGAGGGTAAAGCGTAA
- the acpP gene encoding acyl carrier protein: MERQEVFGKIKEIVIEHFEIDEDKVTEAVSIKDDLEADSISIMEFVLELEDVFEAEISDEDAEKIETIGAAVDYIMSNQ, translated from the coding sequence TTGGAACGTCAAGAAGTCTTTGGAAAAATAAAAGAAATCGTGATTGAGCATTTTGAAATCGATGAAGATAAAGTAACAGAAGCAGTAAGTATCAAGGATGACCTAGAAGCTGATTCAATTAGCATTATGGAATTCGTCTTAGAACTTGAAGATGTCTTTGAAGCAGAAATTTCAGATGAAGATGCTGAGAAAATTGAAACAATCGGTGCAGCTGTAGATTATATTATGAGTAATCAATAA
- the plsX gene encoding phosphate acyltransferase PlsX codes for MRIAIDAMGGDNAPQAIVEGINLAKKNYPELEFLLFGKENEIKKYLTDEKNVTIIHTDEKINSDDEPVKSIRQKKQASMVLAAHAVKNKEADALFSAGNTGALLAAGLFVVGRIKKVERPGLMTTMPVFTGEAGAGFDFIDMGANADNKPEHLLTYGILGSFYAKKVRSIENPRVGLLNNGTEATKGSELTKAAYELLEKEESINFIGNVEARDLFNGVADVVVTDGFTGNAVLKSVEGTAMSLMTILKSSIMDSGLKGKMGALMLKDSLKGMKSTLDYSSHGGAVLFGVKAPVVKTHGSTGPEAVSHTMGQIKTMLETNLVEELQTFFDNKEA; via the coding sequence GTGAGAATAGCGATAGATGCTATGGGTGGGGATAATGCCCCACAAGCGATTGTTGAAGGGATTAATTTAGCTAAAAAAAATTACCCGGAACTTGAATTTTTATTATTTGGTAAAGAAAATGAAATTAAAAAATATTTGACTGACGAGAAAAATGTCACGATTATCCATACAGATGAAAAGATTAATAGTGATGATGAACCTGTCAAATCGATTCGCCAAAAGAAACAAGCTTCGATGGTTTTAGCTGCGCATGCGGTTAAGAATAAAGAAGCGGATGCCTTGTTTTCAGCAGGGAATACAGGTGCTTTATTGGCAGCTGGATTATTTGTTGTTGGACGTATCAAAAAAGTAGAGCGTCCAGGTCTGATGACAACTATGCCAGTTTTTACTGGTGAAGCAGGAGCTGGTTTTGATTTTATCGATATGGGAGCAAATGCAGACAATAAACCAGAGCATTTGTTAACTTACGGAATTTTGGGTTCTTTTTATGCAAAAAAAGTTCGTAGTATTGAAAATCCTCGTGTTGGGTTATTAAATAATGGGACGGAAGCCACAAAAGGTAGCGAATTAACTAAAGCGGCTTATGAACTCCTTGAAAAAGAAGAAAGTATTAATTTTATCGGTAACGTTGAAGCTCGTGATTTGTTTAATGGTGTGGCTGATGTTGTGGTGACAGATGGTTTTACTGGAAATGCAGTCTTGAAATCAGTTGAAGGAACAGCAATGTCTTTAATGACGATTTTGAAATCTTCGATTATGGATAGTGGTCTTAAAGGTAAAATGGGTGCATTGATGTTAAAAGATAGTTTAAAAGGCATGAAGAGTACTTTAGATTATTCAAGCCACGGTGGTGCCGTGTTGTTTGGTGTGAAGGCGCCAGTCGTTAAAACTCATGGATCAACTGGTCCAGAAGCTGTGAGTCATACAATGGGACAAATCAAAACCATGCTAGAAACTAATTTAGTTGAAGAATTACAGACCTTTTTTGATAATAAAGAGGCGTAA
- the recG gene encoding ATP-dependent DNA helicase RecG has product MSHLKQSIDTLKGVGPKRAEVIQSLGIKTIEDLLMYYPFRYDDIQEKTLDEIQDQEKVVLKGTVLAEPVVSYFGFKKSRLVFRMMHEQAVIGVTFFNQPFLKSKINASEEIAIYGKWDGKRKALTGMKILATQDDEEDFSPIYHVNKKIKQKTLVDLIRSTWEMYGDELEENLPQWLVDKYRLMPKKQAAYAMHFPRDTAENRLAKRRLAFEEFFLFQLQMIQLKNQETSKEQGNAILYDVKKLKAFIETLPFELTKAQKRVVNEICSDLRNEKHMHRLLQGDVGSGKTIVAAICLYAVVSVGYQGALMVPTEILAEQHMESLLGLFDPLEVSVALLTSSTKTAERRRILAELDSGEIDIIVGTHSLIQEEVRFNHLGLVITDEQHRFGVNQRKMLREKGDRPDVLFMTATPIPRTLAITAYGEMDVSVIDELPAGRIPIETRWILPKQVDSVLTWMNRQLQAGQQAYVICPLIEESEMLDVKNATEIYEHLSEFFSPTYKVGLLHGKMKSQEKDAIMEEFKDNQLQVLVSTTVIEVGVNVPNSTMMMIMDADRFGLAQLHQLRGRVGRGSLASYCILVANPKSDQGKERMKIMTETTDGFVLSEKDLEMRGPGDFFGAKQSGLPVFKVGDIVADVMILETARVEATELLADSSWQEKTENQILVKSLKERDEETEFLD; this is encoded by the coding sequence ATGAGTCATCTAAAACAATCAATCGACACGTTAAAAGGTGTGGGACCAAAAAGAGCAGAAGTGATTCAAAGTTTAGGAATCAAAACGATTGAGGACTTGTTAATGTACTATCCGTTTAGATACGATGATATTCAAGAGAAAACCTTAGATGAGATTCAAGATCAAGAGAAAGTAGTCTTAAAAGGCACAGTGCTAGCAGAACCTGTCGTTAGTTATTTCGGGTTTAAAAAGAGTCGTTTAGTCTTTCGGATGATGCACGAACAAGCTGTTATCGGAGTGACTTTCTTTAATCAACCTTTCTTAAAATCGAAAATTAACGCATCAGAAGAAATAGCCATTTACGGAAAATGGGACGGTAAGAGAAAAGCCTTAACAGGGATGAAAATTTTGGCTACTCAAGATGATGAAGAGGATTTCTCACCGATTTATCACGTGAATAAAAAAATTAAACAGAAAACCTTAGTTGATTTAATTCGTAGTACTTGGGAAATGTACGGAGATGAGCTGGAAGAGAACCTTCCTCAATGGTTAGTTGATAAATATCGCTTAATGCCTAAAAAACAAGCAGCCTATGCGATGCATTTTCCTAGAGATACTGCAGAAAATCGCTTAGCTAAAAGAAGGTTAGCTTTTGAAGAGTTTTTCTTATTCCAACTGCAAATGATTCAATTGAAAAATCAAGAAACCTCTAAAGAACAAGGAAATGCGATTCTTTATGATGTGAAGAAGTTAAAAGCTTTTATTGAAACTTTACCTTTTGAGTTAACGAAAGCCCAAAAAAGAGTGGTGAATGAAATTTGTTCTGATTTAAGAAATGAAAAACATATGCATCGCTTGCTTCAGGGGGACGTTGGGAGCGGTAAAACCATTGTTGCGGCAATTTGTTTGTATGCAGTGGTTAGTGTTGGTTATCAAGGAGCTTTAATGGTGCCTACAGAAATCTTAGCAGAACAACACATGGAAAGTTTACTTGGCTTGTTTGATCCATTAGAAGTGAGTGTGGCGTTACTTACCAGTTCCACTAAAACCGCCGAAAGACGCCGAATTTTAGCTGAACTAGACTCAGGTGAGATTGATATTATTGTGGGGACGCACTCTTTAATTCAAGAAGAAGTCAGGTTTAATCATCTGGGACTTGTTATTACAGATGAACAGCATCGTTTTGGAGTAAATCAAAGGAAGATGCTCCGTGAAAAAGGAGATCGACCAGATGTATTATTCATGACAGCAACTCCGATTCCAAGAACTCTAGCGATTACCGCATATGGAGAAATGGATGTTTCTGTTATTGATGAGTTACCAGCTGGAAGAATTCCCATCGAAACGAGATGGATTTTACCTAAACAAGTGGATTCGGTTTTAACATGGATGAATAGACAACTCCAAGCAGGGCAACAAGCGTATGTTATTTGTCCCTTAATAGAAGAATCTGAAATGTTGGACGTAAAAAATGCGACAGAAATCTATGAACATCTGAGTGAGTTTTTTAGCCCAACCTACAAAGTTGGTTTGCTTCACGGGAAAATGAAATCTCAAGAAAAAGACGCTATTATGGAAGAATTTAAAGATAATCAGCTCCAAGTTCTTGTTTCAACAACAGTTATTGAAGTTGGGGTGAATGTACCTAATTCGACGATGATGATGATTATGGATGCGGATCGCTTTGGTTTGGCACAACTTCATCAATTACGAGGGCGTGTTGGCCGTGGTAGTTTGGCTTCTTATTGTATTTTAGTCGCTAATCCTAAGAGTGATCAAGGAAAAGAGCGAATGAAAATCATGACGGAAACCACAGATGGTTTCGTCTTAAGTGAAAAAGATTTAGAAATGCGTGGTCCGGGAGATTTCTTTGGGGCGAAACAATCAGGTTTACCCGTATTTAAAGTCGGGGATATTGTCGCAGATGTGATGATTTTAGAAACAGCTAGAGTAGAAGCGACAGAGTTGTTGGCAGATTCAAGTTGGCAGGAAAAAACGGAGAATCAGATACTCGTTAAAAGTCTAAAAGAACGAGATGAAGAAACAGAGTTCTTAGATTAA
- a CDS encoding DAK2 domain-containing protein codes for MVQAGANRLNQNAEFVNSLNVFPVPDGDTGTNMDLSMTSGAKAVRDSTSEHVGELAAILSKGLLMGARGNSGVILSQIFRGFSKQIIEEETLSAQNLADAFKNGVETAYKAVMKPVEGTILTVSRGAAIGAEKKAKTSDDCIEVMEAALKGAKKALAKTPDMLPVLKEVGVVDSGGQGLVFVYEGFLESLSGKIVESDLHQPTPGQMDAMVNAEHHRSVSGSVATEDIKFGYCTEIMVRIGEGPTVDSEFDYDTFRNYLNELGDSLLVVADDEIIKVHVHTEQPGEVMNYGQKFGSLIKIKVDNMRVQHETILETESTAKAEKPKERVPYGIISVAAGKGVQELFTSMGANYIISGGQTMNPSTEDILKAIDAVHAEQVIILPNNKNIFMAADQAAEVSEIPAVVIPSKTVSQGMTALLGFNEQMSLEDNTSAMRDMLEEVISGQVTTAVRDTTIDGVEITKDDYIGMIEGKIVVSNPDRLDASVETLKGMLQEDTEIVTIIIGEDGDAEEAERIEATLISMNEDLEVEIHQGDQPVYPYLFAAE; via the coding sequence ATGGTTCAAGCAGGTGCGAATCGTTTGAATCAAAATGCAGAATTTGTAAACTCTTTAAATGTTTTCCCTGTACCAGACGGTGATACAGGAACGAATATGGATTTATCAATGACAAGTGGCGCTAAAGCAGTCAGAGACTCGACTAGTGAACATGTTGGCGAATTAGCAGCAATTCTATCAAAAGGATTGTTAATGGGAGCTCGTGGAAACTCTGGAGTAATTTTATCACAAATTTTCCGTGGCTTTTCAAAACAAATTATTGAAGAAGAAACACTAAGCGCTCAAAATTTAGCAGACGCTTTTAAAAATGGTGTGGAAACAGCTTATAAAGCAGTCATGAAACCTGTTGAAGGAACGATTTTAACTGTTTCTCGTGGGGCGGCGATTGGCGCTGAGAAAAAAGCAAAAACATCTGATGATTGTATCGAAGTTATGGAAGCAGCTCTTAAAGGCGCTAAAAAAGCTTTGGCAAAAACACCAGATATGTTACCAGTCTTAAAAGAAGTTGGCGTGGTTGATAGTGGTGGTCAAGGGTTAGTTTTTGTTTATGAAGGCTTCTTAGAATCATTATCAGGAAAAATTGTTGAGAGTGACTTACATCAACCAACACCTGGACAAATGGACGCGATGGTTAATGCGGAACATCACAGAAGTGTTTCTGGTTCTGTTGCAACTGAGGACATTAAATTTGGTTACTGTACTGAAATTATGGTACGTATCGGCGAAGGACCAACTGTTGATAGTGAATTTGATTATGATACATTTAGAAACTACTTAAATGAACTAGGTGATAGTTTATTAGTGGTTGCTGATGATGAAATTATCAAAGTTCATGTTCATACAGAGCAACCAGGTGAAGTCATGAATTACGGTCAAAAATTCGGTTCATTAATTAAAATTAAAGTGGATAACATGCGTGTTCAACATGAAACGATTTTAGAAACTGAAAGTACAGCAAAAGCTGAGAAACCTAAAGAACGTGTGCCTTACGGAATTATTTCTGTGGCAGCTGGAAAAGGGGTTCAAGAGCTATTTACTAGCATGGGAGCAAACTACATTATTAGTGGTGGGCAAACAATGAACCCAAGTACAGAAGATATCTTAAAGGCAATTGATGCCGTTCATGCAGAACAAGTCATTATTTTACCTAACAATAAAAATATCTTCATGGCAGCTGATCAAGCAGCTGAAGTAAGTGAAATTCCAGCAGTTGTGATTCCGTCAAAAACGGTTTCTCAAGGAATGACAGCTTTATTAGGCTTCAATGAGCAAATGTCATTAGAAGATAACACATCTGCTATGAGAGATATGCTTGAAGAAGTGATTAGTGGTCAAGTAACAACTGCCGTTCGTGATACAACAATCGACGGTGTTGAGATTACTAAAGACGACTATATCGGTATGATTGAAGGAAAGATTGTTGTGTCTAATCCAGATCGTTTAGATGCGTCAGTTGAAACTTTAAAAGGAATGCTTCAAGAAGATACTGAAATTGTGACAATCATCATTGGTGAAGATGGCGACGCTGAAGAAGCTGAGCGCATTGAAGCAACACTTATTTCAATGAACGAAGATTTAGAAGTTGAAATCCACCAAGGGGATCAACCGGTTTACCCATATCTTTTTGCTGCAGAGTAA
- a CDS encoding Asp23/Gls24 family envelope stress response protein has translation MAVKIKTQAGTIEISNDVIATVVGGAATDIYGIVGMASKNQIKDNVNDILGKENYSRGVVVRQEENGVAVDVYIMVSYGTKISEVSRNVQESVKYNLETMLGVVANSVNIFIQGVRVQPE, from the coding sequence ATGGCTGTAAAAATTAAAACACAGGCTGGAACCATTGAAATTTCAAATGATGTCATCGCTACTGTTGTCGGCGGCGCTGCAACAGATATCTATGGGATTGTTGGCATGGCAAGTAAAAATCAAATTAAAGATAATGTAAATGATATTTTAGGTAAAGAAAATTATTCAAGAGGCGTGGTTGTTCGTCAGGAAGAAAATGGCGTTGCAGTTGATGTCTATATCATGGTAAGCTATGGTACAAAAATTTCTGAAGTAAGTCGTAATGTGCAAGAAAGTGTGAAATACAACCTAGAGACAATGTTAGGTGTTGTCGCAAATTCAGTTAATATTTTTATCCAAGGTGTCCGAGTACAACCTGAGTAA
- the rpmB gene encoding 50S ribosomal protein L28 — MAKECYITGRKARSGNNRSHAMNASKRTWGANLQKVRILVDGKPKKVWVSARALKSGKVERV, encoded by the coding sequence ATGGCAAAAGAATGTTATATAACTGGGCGTAAAGCAAGATCAGGAAACAACCGCTCTCACGCAATGAACGCATCTAAACGTACTTGGGGTGCTAACTTACAAAAAGTTCGTATCTTAGTAGACGGTAAGCCAAAGAAAGTTTGGGTTTCTGCTCGTGCTTTGAAATCTGGTAAAGTTGAACGCGTTTAA
- a CDS encoding thiamine diphosphokinase — translation MINEVVIIGGADPSSWPDMTQYNLETTAFIGVDRGSLYGIKAGFELEAAVGDFDSLSEVEWQWLTTQLDDIARCPAEKDDTDMQLGILKAIEKHPKADYTLIGATGGRLDHYLSNLWLPLQERFMPYFEKIRILDDQNSVTYFNPGKHKIFKEADKKYLAYVCLVPITKLSLYDAKYKLDQVDFIYPTSLSSNEFVGDVSHFSFESGLMCVIQSKDKK, via the coding sequence ATGATTAACGAAGTGGTGATTATCGGTGGGGCAGATCCGAGTAGTTGGCCGGATATGACGCAGTACAATCTGGAAACGACCGCGTTTATTGGCGTTGATCGTGGATCGCTCTACGGTATTAAAGCTGGTTTCGAACTTGAAGCGGCAGTGGGAGACTTTGATTCCCTTTCTGAAGTGGAGTGGCAATGGTTAACAACCCAACTAGATGATATTGCACGATGTCCTGCTGAAAAAGATGACACGGATATGCAATTAGGTATTCTAAAAGCAATTGAGAAGCATCCTAAGGCTGATTACACATTAATTGGAGCAACAGGTGGTAGATTGGATCATTATTTATCCAATCTATGGCTACCGCTCCAAGAACGCTTTATGCCTTATTTTGAAAAAATTCGAATCCTTGATGATCAAAACAGTGTGACTTACTTTAATCCAGGAAAACACAAAATCTTTAAGGAAGCAGATAAAAAGTATCTGGCTTATGTTTGTTTGGTACCAATCACTAAACTATCCTTGTATGATGCTAAATATAAATTGGATCAAGTTGATTTTATATATCCTACGTCATTATCAAGTAATGAATTTGTAGGTGATGTTAGCCATTTTTCTTTTGAGAGTGGTTTGATGTGCGTGATTCAATCAAAGGATAAAAAATAA
- the rpe gene encoding ribulose-phosphate 3-epimerase, protein MVKIAPSILSADFANLERDIRLVDEKGADYIHVDVMDGQFVPNITLGANIISAIRPVTDLVLDVHLMVVEPERFIEDFAKAGADIITVHAESTVHVHRAMQMIKATGKKAGVVINPGTPVSVIEPVLALADLVLIMTVNPGFGGQAFLPECLVKVEQLDKLRKEHGYTYEIEIDGGVDDKTAKSCVDAGADVLVAGSYVYNSPDVGERIQTLREVTK, encoded by the coding sequence ATGGTTAAAATAGCACCTTCAATTTTAAGCGCAGATTTTGCAAATTTAGAAAGAGATATTCGTTTGGTAGATGAAAAGGGCGCGGACTATATTCACGTTGATGTGATGGATGGTCAATTTGTACCGAATATTACTTTAGGAGCTAATATTATTTCTGCGATTCGTCCGGTAACAGATTTAGTATTAGACGTGCATTTAATGGTTGTGGAACCAGAACGCTTTATCGAAGATTTTGCGAAAGCGGGTGCCGATATTATTACCGTTCATGCTGAAAGTACGGTTCATGTTCACCGTGCCATGCAAATGATTAAAGCAACGGGAAAAAAAGCGGGCGTGGTCATTAATCCAGGAACACCTGTTTCAGTGATTGAACCTGTTTTAGCTTTAGCAGACTTAGTTTTAATTATGACAGTCAACCCAGGTTTTGGCGGCCAAGCTTTCTTACCTGAGTGCTTAGTTAAAGTTGAGCAATTAGATAAACTTAGAAAAGAACATGGCTATACGTATGAAATTGAAATTGATGGTGGCGTTGATGATAAAACAGCTAAATCATGTGTTGATGCGGGAGCAGATGTTTTAGTGGCTGGATCTTACGTTTATAACTCACCTGATGTAGGAGAGAGAATTCAAACATTACGTGAAGTAACGAAGTAA
- the rsgA gene encoding ribosome small subunit-dependent GTPase A — MPKGQIRKALSGFYYIYHEGETYQTRGRGNFRNRNITPLVGDWVEFESSNLTDGYVLDVFERENELIRPAVANIDLGVVVTSCVKPNFSFNLLDRFLVTLESKKIQPIIYITKLDLATEEIKAEMANVKKYYESVGYPVLYSESGNTDNLTAYFKDKLTVFMGQSGAGKSTLLNKIAPSLDLEVGDISEALGRGRHTTRHVELIELNGGLVADTPGFSSIEFLEMSLEELPKYFPEFLEASEFCKFRECMHHKEPKCEVKHRLEEGNILQSRYDNYLQFYEEIKTRKPKYNKKEK, encoded by the coding sequence ATGCCTAAAGGACAAATTAGAAAAGCGTTAAGTGGGTTTTATTATATATATCATGAGGGAGAAACCTATCAAACAAGGGGTCGTGGGAATTTTCGTAATCGCAACATTACCCCTCTTGTTGGTGATTGGGTGGAATTTGAAAGTAGTAATTTAACAGATGGTTATGTGTTAGATGTTTTTGAGCGGGAGAACGAATTGATTAGACCGGCTGTTGCGAACATTGATTTAGGAGTTGTGGTGACTAGTTGTGTCAAACCTAATTTCTCTTTTAATCTATTAGACCGCTTTTTAGTGACCTTAGAGTCGAAAAAAATCCAACCGATTATTTATATTACTAAGTTAGATTTAGCGACAGAAGAAATCAAAGCTGAGATGGCTAATGTAAAAAAATATTACGAATCAGTAGGTTATCCAGTTTTATATTCAGAATCAGGAAACACTGATAACTTGACCGCTTATTTCAAAGACAAACTAACTGTTTTTATGGGACAATCCGGAGCAGGAAAATCGACACTCCTCAATAAAATTGCCCCAAGTCTTGATTTGGAAGTAGGAGACATTTCTGAGGCATTAGGTCGAGGACGTCACACAACCAGACATGTAGAATTAATTGAATTAAACGGAGGTCTTGTTGCTGATACTCCAGGATTTAGTTCAATTGAATTTTTAGAAATGAGTTTGGAAGAATTACCTAAGTATTTCCCTGAATTTTTAGAGGCTTCTGAATTTTGTAAGTTTAGAGAGTGTATGCATCATAAAGAGCCAAAATGTGAAGTGAAACATCGTTTAGAAGAAGGCAACATTTTACAGTCACGGTATGATAATTATTTACAGTTTTACGAAGAGATTAAAACAAGAAAACCAAAATACAATAAAAAAGAAAAGTGA
- the pknB gene encoding Stk1 family PASTA domain-containing Ser/Thr kinase, whose amino-acid sequence MITIGTKIGERYETIGNIGSGGMANVYLAKDLILNREVAVKVLRFDFQNDQDSLRRFQREALAATEMVHPNIVSVYDVGEESGMQYIVMEYVKGTDLKQYIKNHPNIPLTTVVDIMGQVLSAISLAHQHRIIHRDLKPQNILVDEDGTVKITDFGIAIALSETSITQTNTLLGSVHYLSPEQARGGMATRQSDIYALGIILYELLTGGVPFEGESAVSIALKHFQKDMPSVRESNLQIPQPLENVVLKATAKEMTDRYKTVDEMYADIRTSLSPDRAREAVFEPSAMTDETIMLEPIDDVYVPSHVTKPIPKLNPNLDEDDDEELDEVKKKSKRGLKIFLAIAAVLILLGGGLFVLGKKGGDVTIPDVSGKTEAEATAMLEKEHISVKKTEKISDDKIEKGLVVKTDPPIGSSVKKKSGSITLYVSSGQSDVTMKDYAHEDVTDAKDDLLNKGFKEENITIKKEKSSSVKTDAVIKQTPKSGRKVNPDDTKVTLIISEGAATFALEDMYNYSRSRALSYLESSGLVFSDGGTQYDDNVPQGSVIYAYPRVGDKSQVKKGDEIVVMFSAGKEPTAPPQSTTPPSSSSSHSSSKEEPTTGTTDTGEPSSKEENPNNDQKDKENKS is encoded by the coding sequence ATGATAACAATTGGCACAAAGATAGGGGAACGCTATGAAACGATTGGTAACATTGGTAGCGGCGGTATGGCCAATGTTTATTTAGCGAAAGATTTAATCTTAAATCGTGAAGTGGCTGTTAAAGTCCTTCGTTTTGACTTTCAAAACGATCAGGATTCTTTGAGACGTTTTCAAAGAGAAGCACTTGCTGCAACTGAGATGGTACATCCAAACATTGTGAGTGTGTACGATGTGGGCGAAGAAAGCGGCATGCAGTATATAGTGATGGAATATGTTAAGGGAACAGATTTAAAGCAGTACATTAAAAATCATCCTAATATTCCGCTAACAACAGTGGTCGATATTATGGGTCAAGTGTTGTCAGCTATCTCTTTAGCTCATCAACACCGAATTATTCACCGTGACTTGAAACCACAAAATATTTTAGTAGATGAAGACGGTACTGTTAAAATTACCGATTTCGGGATTGCGATTGCATTATCTGAAACATCTATTACTCAAACGAATACGCTCTTAGGATCGGTTCATTACTTATCACCAGAGCAAGCTCGTGGTGGTATGGCGACGCGTCAATCAGATATCTATGCCTTAGGGATAATTTTGTATGAACTCTTAACAGGTGGGGTTCCTTTTGAAGGAGAATCCGCCGTATCGATTGCATTGAAACATTTCCAAAAAGATATGCCTTCAGTGAGAGAAAGTAATCTACAAATTCCACAACCTTTAGAAAACGTGGTCTTAAAAGCAACAGCTAAAGAGATGACGGATCGTTATAAGACAGTGGATGAAATGTATGCTGATATTAGAACGTCATTGAGTCCGGACCGTGCTAGAGAGGCTGTTTTTGAGCCTTCAGCGATGACGGATGAAACAATCATGTTAGAACCCATCGATGATGTCTACGTGCCAAGTCATGTGACTAAGCCAATTCCTAAGTTAAATCCAAATTTAGATGAGGATGACGATGAAGAATTAGATGAAGTTAAGAAGAAATCTAAACGTGGTTTAAAAATCTTTTTAGCGATTGCGGCAGTCTTGATTTTGCTTGGTGGTGGATTGTTTGTTTTAGGCAAAAAAGGTGGCGATGTTACTATTCCAGATGTGAGTGGTAAGACAGAAGCAGAAGCCACTGCTATGCTTGAAAAAGAGCACATTAGCGTTAAGAAAACTGAAAAAATAAGTGACGATAAAATTGAAAAAGGACTCGTTGTTAAAACTGATCCGCCAATTGGATCTTCCGTGAAGAAAAAATCTGGCTCGATCACACTTTACGTGAGTTCTGGTCAATCAGATGTGACGATGAAAGATTATGCTCATGAAGATGTGACGGATGCTAAAGATGATCTGTTAAATAAAGGGTTTAAAGAAGAAAATATTACGATTAAAAAAGAAAAATCTTCTTCTGTTAAAACGGATGCAGTCATTAAGCAAACGCCAAAATCAGGTCGTAAGGTTAACCCGGATGACACTAAAGTGACGCTAATTATTAGTGAAGGTGCCGCAACATTTGCTCTAGAGGATATGTATAACTATTCAAGAAGTCGTGCCTTAAGTTATTTAGAGAGTTCAGGGTTAGTTTTTTCTGATGGCGGAACTCAATACGATGACAATGTTCCACAAGGGAGTGTCATCTATGCGTATCCAAGAGTGGGTGATAAGAGTCAAGTGAAAAAAGGTGATGAGATTGTTGTGATGTTCTCGGCAGGAAAAGAGCCGACAGCTCCACCACAATCAACAACACCTCCTAGTTCTTCTTCCTCACACTCAAGTTCGAAAGAAGAACCAACGACTGGAACAACGGATACAGGAGAGCCATCAAGCAAAGAAGAAAATCCTAACAATGATCAAAAAGACAAAGAAAATAAAAGTTAA